TTCGTGAACATCGACGCCTTCACGCCGCAAGGCAGCTTCGCCCCGTTCGACGTGCTTCCGGTGTGGGATTACCTTTCCCTTGCCAAGGCATTCGGCGCGCGCGGCTTTCGCGTCGACAGCAGGGACGCGCTGGCCGATGCGCTCAAAGACATCGAGTCACTGACCGATGTGCCTGCGCTCATCGAAGTGGTCATCCCGGAGAAGGATCTCGCACCCCAGCTTGCCCGCCTTGCCGGAGCGCCGGTGCCCGAGCGCAAATATCTGCGGACTCCGATCCCGGGACCGACCGGGGGCGACTGAACGAGGTGGTCAGCCGCGATACCAGTCCCGCTCCAGCCGCTTCGAGGCGACGAAGTAGAGTGCGGCGCTCAGCAGGTAGAATACGAGGCCGTAGAGGATCGACCAGCGCAGCGAATCCTGACCGTGAAGGGCGGTCATCCGATCCGACATGAAGCCGAGGAAGAAGATTCCGAAGCCGATGCCGATCAGGTTGTTGATGAACAGGAAGCTGGCCGACGCGGTCGCGCGCATGTTGGGCGGAACGATGTGCTGGACGGCGGCGATCACCGGCCCGAGCCAGGCAAGGGCCAGCATCTGGCCGATCGCGAACAGGATCCAGGCGATCGGCAGGGAAGGCGCGAACAGTCCGAAAGCGAAAGCCGGGGCGGCGATCAGGAAGCAGATCGCGGGGATTCGCGCGTAGGAGGCCGGGTTGGACGGACCGGTCCGATCGCCGATCCAGCCGCCGAGCCACGTGCCCGCGACGCCGCCGACCAGGACGATCGAGCCGTAGAACCAGCTCACCTCGATAAGGCTGAGGCCGAAGCTGCGGCTGAAGAAGGACGGCAGCCAGAAGATCAGGCCGTAGCCGAGGATCGATCCCGAGGCGGCGCCGAACGAGAGCAGCCAGAAGCTTGGCGTTCGGGCGAGCGTCGCCGCTACCCTTGGGAAGGGCGGGGCCGCCGCGCTGGCGCTTCCGTCGGCCGTGTCGAAGCCGCCACGCACCGGCTCGGGGATGCCGAGCTTGACCGCCAGCGCCGCGGGCAGCCCGGCAAGCCCGACGATCAGAAAGGCCGAGCGCCAATCGAGATTGCTGGCGATCC
The nucleotide sequence above comes from Sphingosinicella sp. BN140058. Encoded proteins:
- a CDS encoding MFS transporter; this translates as MNQTGVTGTHDRRGRRVLAILLLAYIFNFIDRQIIGVLAVPIKAELALTDTQLSLMGGLAFALFYSGIAIPVAWFADRKSRVNIIAVSVALWSLFTALCGVAQNFWHLFLARMGVGIGEAGGVAPSYALISDFYPKARRARALALFSLGIPIGSALGVFFGGWIASNLDWRSAFLIVGLAGLPAALAVKLGIPEPVRGGFDTADGSASAAAPPFPRVAATLARTPSFWLLSFGAASGSILGYGLIFWLPSFFSRSFGLSLIEVSWFYGSIVLVGGVAGTWLGGWIGDRTGPSNPASYARIPAICFLIAAPAFAFGLFAPSLPIAWILFAIGQMLALAWLGPVIAAVQHIVPPNMRATASASFLFINNLIGIGFGIFFLGFMSDRMTALHGQDSLRWSILYGLVFYLLSAALYFVASKRLERDWYRG